ATGTCGAAGCCGAGTTCGGCGGTCTTGTTGACCGCGAGCACGCATTCCTCGCGGCCCCAGTCGCGCACCCAGACATTGGCGTGCAGGCCAAGCTTGTTCTTCATCCCGTTTCTCCTCAAACCTTCGTCATGCTGCGGCGGCGCCACTGGTCGAAGATTACCACGACCACGATGACGACGCCCTGTGCGATGCGCTGCCAGAATGGGCTGACATCGAGCAGGTTGAGGCCGTTGCCGAGCACGCCGATGATGGCCGCACCGATGATCGAGCCCCAGACGCCGCCCTCGCCGCCGAAAAGATTGGTGCCGCCGATGACGACGGAGGCGATGGAGCGCAGCTCCTCGCCTTCCGCCATCAGCGCGTTGGCGGAGTTGAGGCGGCCGACCAGGATGATGCCGGCGATGGCGGCCAGCAGGCCGGAGATCGCATAGGTCATGATCTTGGTGCGGGAAATGCTGATGCCCGAGGAATGGGCCGCGGCGCGGTTGCCGCCGACGGCATAGATCGCACGGCCCAGCGCCGTGTAGCGCAGCACATACCAGCCGGCGACCGCGCAGAGCAGCGCGATGATCGCGCTGACCGGCAGACCGAAAAGCTGGCCGCCGCCGACCCAGAGCAGGCTGTCGGGAAGCTGCCGGCCGGCATTGAAGGAGGGAACCGGCAGGCCATCGGTAACCAGCAGCGCCGCGCCGCGGAACGCCGTCATCGTGCCGAGCGTGGCGATGAAATCCGGGATCTTGAATTTGGAGATGAGCCAGCCGTTGAGCGCGCCGGCGACGATGCCGATGGCAAGGCCGATCAGGATCGCGATCGGCGGCGGCACGAAGCCGAAATCGACGCCGAACAGCACCAGCGGCTGGGTGAGCAGCACGGCCGTGATCGAGGCGGCAAGCGCCGCGATGGCCGCCACCGAAAGGTCGATGCCGCCCGTGAGGATGACGAAGGTCTGCCCCACCGCCAGGATGGCGACGAAGGCGGACTGTCGCGCCACGTTGGAGAGGTTGTCGAGGGTCAGGAAGTTCGACGTGGCGAAGGCGAGATAGGCCATCAGCAGGACGAGGGCGATCAGCGGCCCCGCCTGGAAGACGATGCCCTTGATCTTCGCCTTGCGCG
The Shinella zoogloeoides DNA segment above includes these coding regions:
- a CDS encoding ABC transporter permease, translated to MSTEKNPDAAVSASDARKAKIKGIVFQAGPLIALVLLMAYLAFATSNFLTLDNLSNVARQSAFVAILAVGQTFVILTGGIDLSVAAIAALAASITAVLLTQPLVLFGVDFGFVPPPIAILIGLAIGIVAGALNGWLISKFKIPDFIATLGTMTAFRGAALLVTDGLPVPSFNAGRQLPDSLLWVGGGQLFGLPVSAIIALLCAVAGWYVLRYTALGRAIYAVGGNRAAAHSSGISISRTKIMTYAISGLLAAIAGIILVGRLNSANALMAEGEELRSIASVVIGGTNLFGGEGGVWGSIIGAAIIGVLGNGLNLLDVSPFWQRIAQGVVIVVVVIFDQWRRRSMTKV